In the Candidatus Latescibacter sp. genome, TTCCTATGGGTCCACTTTCCACTCCGTGGTGTACATAAAGAGTATCGCCGTCCTTGATGGAATAGAAAGCAAGGGTATTTTTGTCGTTTAATTTCTGTTTTCCCTTGAATACAGCCTGGTTAAGGTAACTAATCTCGGTAATTGTGTATATACTATCCTTCACTTTTTTCACGGTATCTTCGGAATCAGCTTTGATTTTAAAAGACTGCCCGGTTGAGATAACCACATTCAATTCCATGGCTGAAGCGCGGCTTATCAATAATGTCAGGAAAAACAAACAAACAGCCAGACTGATACCGGTCCTGTAATTCATTCCCATCATGTGATCCTCCCCTAAATGACTATTTCACTTCCCTATTATTGTTTCGGCGATTAAATATACGAACACATTGTTAAGAATAGATGCCGAAACAAGTTCGGCATGACGTTTTTGTTTCTAACCCGGATTATTCATAAAAAAGGATTTTCTTTTTGTAAGTGTCAAAACTACAGCCCCCTAAATCCCCCAAAGGGGGACTTAAACCACTAAAAAACAAAATGTAACAGATTTTTTAATCATGATGTTGCACTTAGATGTTATTATCTTTACCATGTTAAGTCCCTCTCCGGGGGATTTAGGGGGCTGCCTTCAAAAAGTAGTAATAGGTATGGGAAATATGGCAGTTTTAATAATTTGTTGAACTATCAGGGGATAATTACTTTGAGCGATGATGGATTTACGGTGACCTGCAGGGTGGAATCCCCGGAAAACACTTCCCCATCGACATGGAATATCCCTGGCTTTTCCCGTTGAATTCGCAGCGATTGGAATTCATGGTATTCCAGCTCCTTCAACTCTTGCACTGAACCGTCAAACAGTCTTTTTATGGCGCCGGGGGCTTTGAATATACTGAATTTG is a window encoding:
- a CDS encoding ubiquitin-like domain-containing protein — its product is MMGMNYRTGISLAVCLFFLTLLISRASAMELNVVISTGQSFKIKADSEDTVKKVKDSIYTITEISYLNQAVFKGKQKLNDKNTLAFYSIKDGDTLYVHHGVESGPIGKSPSGLLPIIIMLVVILAIGIYFIRKKPPADNTP